One Mercenaria mercenaria strain notata chromosome 12, MADL_Memer_1, whole genome shotgun sequence DNA segment encodes these proteins:
- the LOC123533317 gene encoding galactose-3-O-sulfotransferase 3-like — MTTHVAFLKVHKAGSTTMQNLFFRFGLKHNLNILLPKTRNYLHSADQKMPLKNGEHYDIFACHTVYEKEWFDSLLPADSVKIGIVREPVSRIISSACYYRDVFHVGYLKKIPRENFVHNLINYPSHYDPGFFSHTRNTMGKDFGFKSGIRRTQVKRYLDKLNSEFLLVLIMERFDESLVMMKRLLNWSLSDIIYLKTNSYKHNHIVLNDTEIAKLKSTNDNRYWHPEAFLRDCESG, encoded by the exons ATGACGACTCATGTAGCATTTTTAAAAGTACATAAGGCAGGATCAACTActatgcaaaatttatttttcagattcggtttgaaacataatttgaatattctcCTCCCTAAAACGAGAAATTATCTACACTCAGCGGACCAGAAAATGCCACTGAAAAATGGTGAACATTACGATATCTTTGCGTGCCATACTGTATACGAGAAAGAGTGGTTTGATAGTCTACTTCCGGCTGACTCGGTAAAAATCGGAATAGTTCGTGAACCGGTGAGCAGAATAATTAGTTCGGCGTGCTATTACCGCGATGTTTTTCATGTCGGCTATTTGAAAAAGATACCGCGTGAAAATTTCGTACACAATCTTATAAATTATCCATCGCATTATGATCCAGGATTTTTCTCTCACACGAGAAACACAATGGGCAAAGACTTTGGATTTAAAAGTGGTATTCGACGTACACAAGTAAAACGGTACCTGGATAAGCTAAATTCAGAGTTTTTACTTGTTTTAATCATGGAAAGGTTTGATGAATCTCTAGTAATGATGAAAAGACTTCTTAATTGGTCATTAAGTGACATTATCTATTTGAAAACTAACTCTTATAAACACAATCATATAGTCTTGAACGACACGGAAATAGCAAAACTTAAAAGCACCA ATGACAATCGGTACTGGCATCCTGAAGCATTTCTGCGAGATTGCGAGTCCGGCTAG
- the LOC123534843 gene encoding DNA oxidative demethylase ALKBH2-like — protein MKMDKFVIRKRCLDSEDNTTSKRTKTETECDELTEPSPKDTHTKTDSCGNCVTGIFVVKSPVWKEIRAENLDCDYCVLFDRWQANEIFKECEQLLTYNEGKLAKVNIFGKWHDIPRKQVAHGDTGLSYTFSNNTVPARPWTPFLEKIRDTITHVTGYDFNFLLINRYKDGLDHMGEHRDDEKDLVHGYPIASLSLGQPRDFIFKHAEARGKHAKRKIDTVKVELQHGSLLMMKHPTNTHWYHSLPQRKKLTQARINMTFRKMVVK, from the exons atgaaaatggACAAATTCGTTATCAGAAAACGGTGTTTAGACTCTGAAGACAATACCACAAGTAAAAGGACTAAAACTGAAACAGAATGCGACGAGTTAACTGAGCCGTCTCCGAAGGATACTCACACGAAAACTGATTCATGCGGTAATTGCGTAACTGGAATTTTTGTTGTGAAATCACCAGTGTGGAAAGAAATAAGGGCGGAAAATCTGGACTGCGATTATTGTGTGTTGTTTGATAGATGGCAAGCAAACGAAATTTTCAAAGAGTGTGAACAGTTATTGACCTATAACGAAGGAAAACTTGCGAAAGTGAACATCTTTGGAAAATGGCATGACATACCTCGAAAACAG GTTGCCCATGGTGACACAGGATTGTCATATACCTTCTCGAATAATACTGTTCCAGCAAGACCTTGGACTCCGTTCCTAGAGAAGATAAGAGACACCATAACTCATGTCACAGGCTATGACTTCAACTTTCTCCTCATAAACAG gtACAAGGATGGTCTTGATCATATGGGAGAACATCGTGATGATGAAAAAGATTTAGTACACGGCTACCCTATCGCTTCATTGTCGCTAGGGCAACCGAGGGACTTCATCTTTAAACACGCTGAAGCACGTGGAAAGCATGCTAAACGCAAGATTGACACAGTGAAGGTAGAACTGCAGCATGGAAGTTTATTAATGATGAAACACCCAACAAACACTCATTGGTACCATTCTTTGCCTCAGAGAAAAAAGCTTACACAAGCTCGGATAAATATGACTTTTAGAAAAATGGTTGTAAAGTGA